In the Prosthecomicrobium sp. N25 genome, one interval contains:
- the pdxY gene encoding pyridoxal kinase, with translation MTGPASGKRGDAAAVLVVSSLVARGAVGGRAAVFVLERMGHPVWFLPTVLLPWHPGHGRASRSLPAEADFEALAGDLARAPWLAEVGAVLTGYFATPAQVEAAAALVDAVKGANPAALHLCDPVLGDLRPDGSGGLYVPEPTALAIRDRLVPRADIVTPNRFEAGWLAGLPVSTTAETLAAARALGRRIAVVTSAPAMMARSVAALMVTEARAIQAEHPLVDGAPHGTGDLFAAAFLARVLGGAAPEAALERAAATVFDMVARSVRAGADELLLAPEQDVIAHSMASVSIRTVAEPRRPAPTGGAR, from the coding sequence ATGACCGGCCCCGCTTCCGGGAAGCGCGGCGACGCGGCCGCCGTCCTGGTCGTCTCGAGCCTCGTGGCCCGCGGGGCGGTCGGCGGGCGTGCGGCGGTGTTCGTACTCGAGCGGATGGGGCATCCGGTCTGGTTCCTGCCGACGGTCCTGCTGCCCTGGCACCCCGGCCACGGGCGCGCCAGCCGGTCGCTCCCCGCGGAGGCCGACTTCGAGGCACTGGCGGGCGATCTCGCGCGGGCGCCCTGGCTCGCGGAGGTCGGGGCGGTCCTGACCGGCTATTTCGCGACCCCCGCGCAGGTCGAGGCCGCGGCCGCGCTGGTCGACGCCGTCAAGGGCGCCAATCCGGCGGCCCTGCATCTCTGCGATCCGGTGCTGGGGGACCTGCGCCCGGACGGGTCCGGCGGGCTCTACGTGCCGGAGCCGACCGCGCTCGCGATCCGGGACCGGCTGGTGCCGCGGGCCGACATCGTCACGCCGAACCGCTTCGAGGCGGGCTGGCTCGCCGGCCTGCCGGTCTCGACCACGGCCGAGACGCTCGCGGCGGCGCGCGCGCTCGGGCGCCGGATCGCGGTCGTCACCTCGGCGCCCGCCATGATGGCGCGCTCGGTGGCGGCCCTGATGGTTACCGAAGCCCGGGCGATCCAGGCGGAGCATCCGCTCGTCGACGGCGCGCCGCACGGGACCGGCGACCTGTTCGCCGCCGCCTTCCTGGCCCGGGTGCTCGGCGGGGCGGCGCCCGAGGCGGCGCTGGAGCGGGCGGCCGCGACCGTCTTCGACATGGTGGCGCGGAGCGTGCGGGCCGGGGCCGATGAGCTTCTCCTCGCACCCGAGCAGGACGTGATCGCGCACTCGATGGCGAGCGTCTCGATCCGCACCGTGGCCGAGCCGCGGCGGCCGGCGCCGACCGGGGGCGCCCGGTGA
- a CDS encoding DUF429 domain-containing protein gives MSAAGSGPDRTVAGVDGCPAGWIAVTLDSEGRRPPAMTVHRRFAEILESQAATIAVDMPIGLPDRILRHGRAPERVVRRELGERQSSVFSVPSRSAVWAGFGMSDHDAYRAVCAEALATSDPPRKISKQCFHLLPKIREIDGLMTPALAGRVFEVHPEVAFWRLNDGQAMRLPKKVKGSVNPAGLEERIGLLERFGYDRGFLQQPLPSRVGRDDLVDAAVAALIARRLLEGTASPFPDPPERDSRGLTVAIWA, from the coding sequence GTGAGCGCCGCCGGCTCCGGGCCGGACCGGACCGTCGCCGGGGTCGACGGCTGTCCCGCCGGATGGATCGCGGTGACCCTCGACTCCGAGGGGCGACGGCCGCCCGCGATGACGGTGCACCGGCGCTTCGCCGAGATCCTCGAGAGCCAGGCGGCGACGATCGCGGTCGACATGCCGATCGGCCTGCCCGACCGGATCCTCCGGCACGGCCGAGCGCCCGAGCGGGTCGTCAGGCGGGAACTCGGCGAGAGGCAGTCCTCGGTCTTCTCGGTGCCGAGCCGGTCGGCGGTCTGGGCGGGCTTCGGGATGAGCGACCACGACGCCTACCGGGCGGTCTGCGCCGAGGCCCTGGCGACCTCGGACCCGCCGCGCAAGATCTCCAAGCAGTGCTTCCATCTGCTTCCGAAGATTCGCGAGATCGACGGCTTGATGACGCCGGCCCTGGCCGGGCGGGTCTTCGAGGTGCATCCGGAGGTCGCCTTCTGGCGGCTCAACGACGGGCAGGCCATGCGGCTGCCCAAGAAGGTCAAGGGCAGCGTCAATCCGGCCGGCCTGGAGGAGCGGATCGGGCTCCTGGAGCGCTTCGGCTACGACCGCGGCTTCCTGCAACAGCCCCTGCCGTCCCGGGTCGGGCGGGACGACCTCGTCGACGCGGCGGTGGCGGCGCTGATCGCGCGGCGGCTCCTGGAGGGGACGGCCAGCCCCTTCCCGGACCCGCCGGAGCGCGACTCCAGGGGCCTGACGGTCGCGATCTGGGCCTGA